Proteins from a single region of Clostridia bacterium:
- a CDS encoding M20/M25/M40 family metallo-hydrolase, producing the protein MNYLKILSALEAPSGAEHGVAPALAELLKPYTSDVRVTALGSVVGVIPCGEPDAKKLMLDAHLDSVAAFVTELVEGGFVRVGVLGMDRRVMLNAEFTILGKGGGVRAVPCVLPPHLQKESGKVPEDSEMAFDTGLPLDELKNKVAVGDPVIFTPKYAELLGGRAVCTSGDNRASCAVVLRALELIGGKKAKFDIIASFASQEEAGGSGAFTSAFEFAPDEAVILDVSFAQTPDTPYPKAGKLGGGVMIGVSPRLSRELTDKLKAAADRIGEAYQTEVMPRDTGTDADDISISGRGVACAMLSTPLRYMHTPAEVTDAADIESAAKILAEYVING; encoded by the coding sequence ATGAACTACCTGAAAATACTCTCCGCGCTTGAAGCGCCCTCAGGCGCCGAACACGGCGTCGCGCCCGCGCTCGCGGAGCTGCTGAAACCCTACACCTCCGACGTGCGCGTGACCGCGCTCGGCTCGGTCGTCGGCGTCATCCCCTGCGGCGAGCCGGACGCGAAAAAACTGATGCTTGACGCGCACCTCGACTCCGTCGCCGCGTTCGTCACCGAGCTTGTCGAAGGCGGTTTCGTCCGCGTCGGCGTGCTCGGCATGGACCGCCGCGTTATGCTGAACGCGGAATTCACCATCCTCGGCAAGGGCGGCGGCGTCCGCGCCGTCCCCTGCGTGCTCCCGCCGCATCTGCAGAAGGAAAGCGGCAAGGTGCCGGAGGATTCCGAGATGGCGTTCGACACCGGTCTGCCGCTCGACGAACTGAAAAATAAGGTCGCCGTCGGCGACCCCGTGATATTCACCCCGAAATACGCCGAGCTGCTCGGCGGAAGAGCCGTCTGCACCTCCGGCGACAACCGCGCCTCCTGCGCCGTCGTGCTCCGCGCGCTCGAGCTGATCGGCGGAAAGAAGGCGAAGTTTGATATCATCGCCTCCTTCGCCTCGCAGGAAGAGGCGGGCGGAAGCGGCGCGTTCACCTCCGCCTTCGAGTTCGCGCCGGACGAGGCGGTCATCCTCGACGTATCCTTCGCGCAGACGCCGGACACGCCATACCCCAAAGCCGGCAAGCTCGGCGGCGGCGTTATGATAGGCGTTTCTCCGCGGCTTTCGCGCGAACTGACGGACAAGCTGAAAGCTGCCGCCGATCGCATCGGCGAGGCGTATCAGACAGAGGTCATGCCGCGCGACACCGGCACCGACGCCGACGACATATCTATCTCCGGCAGAGGCGTCGCCTGCGCGATGCTCTCGACTCCGCTGCGCTATATGCACACCCCCGCCGAGGTCACCGACGCGGCGGACATCGAATCCGCGGCGAAGATCCTCGCGGAATACGTAATCAACGGTTAG
- a CDS encoding UDP-N-acetylmuramoyl-L-alanine--D-glutamate ligase, translating into MTDINEIIAKHKGKKVAVLGLGVSNMPLVRLLKTWGAEITILDRRSELPDEFLSDVTLKFSCGDGYLDRLADTGYDIIYRTPGLYPYIPQISAAVKNGAVLSSEMELFFELCPAPITAVTGSDGKTTTTTLIAKLYEAAGYKTFLGGNIGTPLLSSLGDIKPADKVVLELSSFQLITMVRSPETAVITNLSPNHLDVHRSYEEYGNAKKNIFKYQSAYGTVVLNADNDFTAACASEANGRVLMFSRREKPENGVYKDANGDIYFRENGKETYRFNGSEIMIKGEHNAENFMAAMAAVGCEIASKYAPQLARTFAGVEHRNRLIATKNGVRFYDDSIGTSPTRTIATLSAFDERVILILGGYDKKVSFDPLKAPVGEKAKAVFLCGNTAGRIAAALDGCGVPLTRCASFDEAVRAAANAASDGDAVLLSPACASFDEFKNFAERGRRFAAIVNEL; encoded by the coding sequence ATGACAGACATCAACGAAATCATCGCAAAGCACAAGGGCAAAAAAGTGGCAGTGCTCGGCCTCGGCGTCAGCAATATGCCGCTGGTGCGCCTGCTGAAGACCTGGGGCGCGGAGATAACGATACTCGACCGCCGCAGCGAACTGCCGGACGAATTTCTCTCCGACGTGACGCTGAAATTCAGCTGCGGCGACGGCTACCTCGACCGCCTCGCCGATACGGGTTACGATATAATCTACCGCACGCCCGGTCTCTACCCCTACATTCCGCAGATAAGCGCCGCCGTCAAGAACGGCGCCGTGCTTTCCAGCGAGATGGAGCTTTTCTTCGAGCTCTGCCCCGCGCCGATAACCGCGGTCACCGGCAGCGACGGCAAGACCACCACCACGACGCTGATAGCGAAGCTCTACGAAGCCGCGGGCTACAAGACCTTCCTTGGCGGAAACATCGGTACGCCCCTGCTTTCCTCGCTGGGCGATATCAAGCCGGCGGACAAGGTCGTGCTCGAGCTCTCCTCCTTCCAGCTGATAACGATGGTGCGCTCGCCTGAAACGGCGGTCATCACCAACCTTTCGCCCAACCACCTTGACGTCCACCGCAGCTATGAGGAGTACGGCAACGCGAAGAAAAACATATTCAAGTATCAGTCCGCCTACGGCACGGTCGTGCTGAACGCGGATAACGACTTCACCGCCGCCTGCGCATCCGAAGCCAACGGCAGGGTGCTGATGTTCAGCCGCCGCGAAAAGCCCGAGAACGGCGTCTATAAGGACGCGAACGGCGACATTTACTTCCGCGAAAACGGTAAGGAAACCTACCGTTTCAACGGCTCCGAGATCATGATAAAGGGCGAGCACAACGCGGAGAACTTCATGGCGGCGATGGCTGCCGTCGGCTGCGAGATCGCGTCGAAGTACGCGCCTCAGCTCGCGCGCACCTTCGCCGGAGTCGAGCACCGCAACCGCCTGATCGCGACGAAGAACGGCGTCCGCTTCTACGACGACTCCATCGGCACGAGCCCGACCCGCACGATCGCGACGCTCTCCGCCTTCGACGAGCGCGTGATTCTCATACTCGGAGGCTACGACAAAAAGGTCAGCTTCGACCCGCTGAAAGCGCCGGTCGGCGAAAAGGCGAAGGCGGTTTTCCTCTGCGGCAACACGGCCGGCAGAATCGCCGCTGCGCTGGACGGCTGCGGCGTGCCGCTGACGCGCTGCGCCTCCTTCGACGAAGCGGTCAGAGCCGCTGCGAACGCCGCCTCCGACGGCGACGCGGTGCTGCTCTCCCCCGCCTGCGCGTCGTTTGACGAATTCAAGAACTTCGCCGAGCGCGGCAGACGCTTCGCGGCGATAGTAAACGAACTGTAA
- a CDS encoding TraB/GumN family protein — protein MKKTARLLALLLSLSLLLCGCNFSISFGPAPESGSSGSSGGSSGSEDGPSEYTPELWRVTSDGYAGSFYLFGSIHVGDDEMFPLPDYVENAYAECGALAVECDIVAFEQLPEAEIAKYYTPFVLTDGTTIRDHIDHNIYSAAKKLLKDAGYYNSSMDYYGAAMWCSLVDQVAVENSGLKYENGIDRHFLEDAHKTGKKILEVESVEFQYAMERGFSDDIYNVVMRDCVEDGYLDDYSDGIHELLRCWKNGTVSDELKAESDYSELTDEERALMESYDKVMCDDRNVGMADAAERYMKQGMNVFFVVGAAHMCGDKGVVALLKARGYDVQPVR, from the coding sequence ATGAAAAAAACAGCCAGACTGCTCGCGCTCCTGCTTTCGCTGTCGCTTCTGCTCTGCGGCTGCAATTTCAGCATATCCTTCGGCCCGGCTCCCGAAAGCGGCTCTTCCGGCTCGTCCGGCGGCTCCTCCGGAAGCGAAGACGGGCCCTCCGAATACACGCCGGAGCTCTGGCGCGTCACATCGGACGGCTATGCCGGCTCCTTCTATCTCTTCGGCTCGATACACGTCGGCGACGACGAAATGTTCCCGCTGCCCGACTACGTCGAGAACGCCTACGCCGAATGCGGTGCGCTCGCCGTCGAATGCGACATAGTCGCCTTCGAGCAGCTGCCGGAGGCGGAGATCGCGAAGTATTACACCCCCTTCGTGCTGACCGACGGCACAACGATACGCGACCACATCGACCACAATATTTACAGCGCAGCGAAGAAGCTGCTGAAGGACGCGGGTTATTACAACTCCTCGATGGACTATTACGGCGCAGCGATGTGGTGTTCGCTCGTCGATCAGGTCGCCGTCGAGAACAGCGGCCTGAAGTATGAGAACGGCATAGACCGCCACTTCCTCGAGGACGCGCACAAGACCGGAAAGAAGATACTCGAGGTCGAGTCGGTGGAGTTTCAGTACGCGATGGAGCGCGGCTTCTCCGACGATATATACAACGTCGTGATGCGCGACTGCGTTGAGGACGGCTACCTCGACGACTACTCCGACGGCATTCACGAACTGCTCCGCTGCTGGAAAAACGGAACCGTTTCCGATGAGCTGAAGGCCGAATCCGACTACAGCGAACTGACGGACGAGGAACGCGCGCTCATGGAGAGTTACGACAAGGTCATGTGCGACGACCGCAACGTCGGAATGGCGGACGCCGCGGAAAGATATATGAAACAGGGTATGAACGTATTCTTCGTCGTCGGAGCCGCGCATATGTGCGGCGACAAAGGCGTCGTCGCGCTGCTGAAGGCGCGCGGATACGACGTTCAGCCCGTAAGATAA
- a CDS encoding chromate transporter translates to MTFLMLFWEFFKTGLFAVGGGLATLPFLRDIATRFDWFTLDQLSDMIAVSEATPGPIGVNMATYAGYNAAYILGALTATLALVLPSFIIVCIVARFLQKYKESRLVNGLFYALRPATAAIVTAAVAGIFISAIFNVSAGSGAPLTQMISLPALGLFAVTLAGVVAAGKKVHPLVFIAAGAAAGILLKL, encoded by the coding sequence ATGACCTTTCTGATGCTGTTCTGGGAGTTCTTCAAAACGGGGCTTTTCGCCGTCGGCGGAGGGCTCGCGACGCTCCCCTTCCTCCGCGATATCGCGACGCGCTTCGACTGGTTCACGCTCGATCAGCTCTCGGATATGATTGCCGTTTCGGAGGCGACGCCCGGGCCGATAGGCGTGAATATGGCGACCTACGCCGGCTACAACGCCGCATATATACTCGGCGCGCTGACCGCGACGCTCGCGCTCGTGCTGCCGTCCTTCATTATCGTCTGCATTGTCGCGCGGTTTTTGCAAAAATACAAAGAAAGCCGCCTCGTGAACGGTCTGTTTTATGCGCTGCGTCCGGCTACCGCCGCGATAGTTACAGCCGCGGTCGCGGGCATCTTCATCAGCGCGATATTCAACGTTTCCGCAGGCTCGGGAGCGCCGCTGACGCAGATGATCTCACTGCCGGCGCTCGGGCTTTTCGCCGTCACGCTCGCGGGAGTCGTCGCCGCCGGCAAGAAAGTGCATCCGCTGGTATTCATCGCCGCCGGCGCCGCCGCGGGGATACTGCTCAAATTATAA
- a CDS encoding chromate transporter, which yields MKELLSMFLTFAKIGATTFGGGYAMLPMFQRELADKRGWVTEEEIFDYYAISGCTPGVIAVNVATLTGYKLRGVIGALFCTLGVIAPSLVIITLIAALLTGFGGNEIVLHALAGVRVAVCALVSVYIWKMIKKGVKDLVTLGIFAAALAIAVFLPVSPVYIVAGAGLLGIILSFILPMKKEDEAE from the coding sequence ATGAAAGAATTATTGAGTATGTTTCTGACCTTTGCGAAAATAGGCGCGACAACGTTCGGCGGCGGTTACGCGATGCTTCCGATGTTTCAGCGCGAACTCGCCGACAAGCGCGGCTGGGTGACGGAAGAGGAGATTTTCGACTACTACGCGATCTCCGGCTGCACCCCCGGCGTTATCGCGGTCAACGTCGCAACGCTGACCGGCTACAAGCTGCGCGGGGTTATCGGCGCGCTATTCTGCACGCTCGGAGTCATTGCGCCTTCGCTTGTGATAATAACGCTGATCGCGGCGCTGCTGACAGGCTTCGGCGGCAACGAGATCGTGCTCCACGCGCTCGCGGGAGTCCGCGTAGCCGTATGCGCCCTCGTTTCGGTCTACATCTGGAAGATGATAAAGAAGGGCGTGAAAGATCTCGTCACGCTCGGCATCTTCGCCGCCGCGCTCGCGATAGCGGTATTCCTGCCCGTTTCGCCCGTCTACATAGTCGCGGGCGCCGGCCTGCTCGGAATCATACTCTCCTTCATACTCCCGATGAAAAAGGAGGATGAAGCGGAATGA
- a CDS encoding manganese efflux pump has product MFFINAALLGVGLAMDAFSVSVANGLREPDMKKRKALISSAVFGGFQTVMPLLGWVCVHTLFEEFESFRKFIPWIALVLLLFIGGKMIWEGLRGEAEKTAGAGTLLVQGIATSIDALSVGLTIAELSFGWALAEALIIGAITFGICAAGVWLGRKAGAVVADKAAVIGGAILILIGIEIFLKGIL; this is encoded by the coding sequence ATGTTTTTCATAAACGCGGCTCTGCTCGGAGTCGGGCTCGCGATGGACGCGTTCTCCGTTTCCGTCGCCAACGGTCTGCGCGAACCTGATATGAAAAAGCGCAAGGCACTGATTTCGTCGGCGGTGTTCGGCGGCTTCCAGACCGTGATGCCGCTTCTCGGATGGGTTTGCGTGCACACGCTTTTCGAGGAGTTCGAGTCGTTCCGTAAGTTTATACCCTGGATCGCCCTCGTGCTGCTGCTTTTCATAGGCGGCAAGATGATATGGGAGGGGCTGCGCGGCGAAGCGGAGAAGACCGCGGGCGCGGGAACGCTGCTCGTTCAAGGGATCGCCACCTCGATCGACGCGCTCTCCGTCGGGCTCACGATTGCGGAACTGAGCTTCGGCTGGGCGCTTGCCGAGGCGCTTATCATCGGCGCGATCACCTTCGGTATATGCGCCGCGGGAGTATGGCTCGGCAGGAAGGCGGGCGCGGTCGTCGCCGACAAGGCGGCCGTTATCGGCGGCGCGATCCTCATTTTGATAGGAATAGAGATCTTCCTGAAAGGCATTCTTTGA
- a CDS encoding TrpR-related protein YerC/YecD, protein MTEHKVSKADIEKLYEVLVEVASVDECRELLDDLCTVKEVEQMAQRIKAAQLLIEGKTYSQVMEQTEISSATLSRVSRCVQYGSGYSRFLKKE, encoded by the coding sequence ATGACAGAGCATAAGGTCAGCAAAGCGGATATAGAGAAGCTTTACGAGGTGCTTGTAGAAGTGGCCTCTGTCGACGAATGCCGCGAACTGCTCGACGACCTCTGCACTGTCAAGGAGGTCGAGCAGATGGCGCAGCGCATCAAGGCGGCGCAGCTGCTCATAGAAGGCAAGACCTATTCGCAGGTGATGGAGCAGACGGAGATATCCTCCGCGACGCTCAGCCGCGTTTCGCGCTGCGTGCAGTACGGCAGCGGTTACTCACGTTTTTTGAAAAAGGAATAA
- a CDS encoding response regulator, producing the protein MRNNAPAFGRNDESPIEMMPTLLAVGDMLPGGFFVYRNDESQEIFYVNRAALRIFGCADMEQFRELTGGTFRGLVHPDDYENIQDSIDRQIADESNDNLDFVEYRIIRRDGEIRWIDDYGHLSHLEGYGSVYYVFISDVTDKLRAEQERFKAELELAQEKRANEMKSAFLFNISHDIRTPMNAIIGFSDLARRHADDPAMLADCLEKVEISSKQMLALIDDMLDMNSLAGGRFVAKSEPAKLTDLISVAVDVFRAKAQEKNIALRQETDLPDRAVLLDKHRFLRLMNNLIDNAVKFTPEGGTVTVKARVKRSEGAYARYEFSVADTGVGISEEFAAHMFEAFEREENSTKSGSIGTGLGLSIVKALADIMGGTVTVQTEKGKGSVFTVELPLKAADADGTAHVEIKQPKADGKRRLLLVEDVYINRVLAETVLTEAGFTVESVTDGCYAVDAVRERPAGYYDLVLMDIQMPVMNGYEATRAIRALDNGASLPILALSANAREEDKKRSLESGMNGHIAKPFETAGLVSRINEQINKGE; encoded by the coding sequence ATGAGAAACAACGCCCCCGCCTTCGGGCGCAACGACGAATCTCCCATAGAGATGATGCCGACGCTGCTTGCGGTCGGCGATATGCTCCCCGGCGGTTTCTTCGTCTACCGGAACGATGAATCGCAGGAGATATTCTACGTCAACCGCGCCGCGCTCCGTATCTTCGGCTGCGCGGATATGGAGCAGTTCCGCGAGCTGACCGGAGGGACCTTCCGCGGACTCGTGCACCCTGACGACTACGAGAATATCCAGGATTCGATCGACCGGCAGATCGCGGACGAAAGCAACGATAACCTCGACTTCGTCGAATACCGCATCATACGCCGCGACGGCGAGATACGCTGGATCGACGACTACGGCCACCTCTCGCACCTCGAGGGATACGGCAGCGTATACTATGTCTTCATCAGTGACGTGACGGATAAGCTCCGCGCGGAGCAGGAGAGATTCAAGGCCGAGCTCGAGCTCGCGCAGGAAAAGCGCGCGAACGAGATGAAATCCGCCTTCCTTTTCAACATTTCGCACGATATACGCACGCCGATGAACGCCATAATCGGCTTCTCCGATCTCGCAAGGCGTCACGCGGACGATCCCGCGATGCTGGCAGACTGCCTCGAAAAGGTTGAAATCTCAAGCAAACAGATGCTGGCGCTTATCGACGATATGCTCGATATGAATTCGCTGGCCGGCGGCCGCTTCGTAGCGAAGTCCGAGCCGGCGAAACTGACTGACCTGATATCCGTCGCGGTCGACGTCTTCCGCGCGAAGGCGCAGGAGAAGAATATCGCGCTCCGGCAGGAGACCGACCTGCCCGACCGCGCGGTGCTTCTCGACAAGCACCGCTTCCTGCGACTGATGAACAACCTTATCGACAACGCCGTCAAGTTCACCCCCGAGGGCGGAACGGTCACGGTAAAGGCGCGCGTCAAACGCAGCGAAGGCGCCTACGCCCGCTATGAGTTCTCCGTCGCCGATACCGGCGTCGGTATATCCGAGGAATTCGCCGCGCATATGTTCGAGGCGTTCGAGCGCGAAGAAAACTCCACGAAGAGCGGCTCGATCGGTACGGGACTCGGGCTCTCCATCGTCAAGGCGCTGGCGGACATAATGGGCGGCACCGTAACCGTTCAGACCGAAAAGGGCAAGGGCTCCGTCTTCACCGTCGAGCTGCCGCTGAAAGCGGCGGACGCGGACGGCACCGCTCACGTCGAAATCAAGCAGCCGAAAGCGGACGGAAAACGCCGCCTGCTCCTCGTCGAAGACGTATATATCAACCGCGTGCTCGCGGAAACGGTGCTGACCGAGGCGGGCTTCACCGTCGAATCCGTCACCGACGGCTGCTACGCCGTCGACGCGGTGCGCGAGCGCCCCGCCGGCTACTACGACCTCGTGCTGATGGATATACAGATGCCCGTCATGAACGGCTACGAAGCGACGCGCGCCATCCGCGCACTCGACAACGGCGCTTCCCTGCCGATACTCGCCCTCTCCGCCAACGCGCGCGAGGAGGATAAAAAGCGCAGTCTCGAATCCGGCATGAACGGCCATATCGCGAAGCCTTTCGAAACCGCCGGCCTCGTTTCGAGAATAAACGAACAGATAAACAAAGGCGAATAG
- a CDS encoding amino acid permease, protein MSGGNKTGNKLGGYLSPLGVWALAFGCSVGWGAFIMPGTTFLPIAGPLGTALGIVIGAAIMYIIGANYHYMMNRYPDAGGTFSYAKGEFGHDHAFLSAWFLVLTYVSIIWANATALALIARNLLGNTLQFGFHYTIAGYDVYMGELLLSASALIIFGFICAKWKRLAGALQIAFALILIIGILVTFGFTMANLKDGLSAFKPGFAPGKSPFAQVVAIVALAPWAFIGFESVSHSASEFRFSQKKSFLIIAIAVTTGAVAYLTLAEIAAAALPEGFANWTDYIAAVNSGELSGIEGIPTFFAAENAMGEIGSTVLGATLLGGVLTGLIGNMIAASRLLYSMSENEMLPSRFGKLSKSGAPKNAILFITAISLVIPFFGRTAIGWIVDVTTIGATIAYGYTSATAFKRAKREGRKLIMATGVIGLVMSAAFSIYLLIPNYLSAAPLATESYLILALWSIIGVIFFRTLFNKDKSRRLGKSTVAWIVLLFLIFFISLMWMHQSTNKSMEEFAANVNEYHTQEAVETGVSPDDPHLKAHEEYINSELDKMNDTVTRDSLIQMGLIVIALISMFNIYSVMQKREKSADIEKIKAEQSNKAKSSFLSNMSHDIRTPMNAITGYTALAKAEPDLSPKVREYLDKIDSSSQHLLGLINDVLDMGRIESGKIELRIEDADIVKIVTDACDVFIPQMNAKHIDYKVDVSEVDNRWVRCDDNRLSRILLNLVSNAYKFTPENGSVSVTLRQTGGADGVCDYELRVKDSGIGMSKEFAGHIFEAFERERSKTVEGIQGTGLGTAITKSFVDMMGGTIYVDTELGKGTEFIINLPFEKGEEVKTAAENETFDFTGMRILVAEDNPVNFEIAKLVLSKAGFEVDSAEDGAVALEKVRSSEPGRYDVVLMDFNMPNMSGLEAAEAIRALDDEKRASVPIVAMTANAFAEDVQAALDAGMNAHISKPIDVPGMLATLREVLARTH, encoded by the coding sequence ATGTCAGGCGGAAACAAAACCGGAAATAAGCTCGGCGGATACCTGTCGCCTCTGGGCGTATGGGCGCTCGCGTTCGGCTGCAGCGTCGGCTGGGGCGCGTTTATTATGCCCGGCACGACCTTCCTGCCGATCGCGGGACCGCTCGGCACCGCTTTAGGCATCGTCATCGGCGCGGCGATAATGTATATCATAGGCGCCAACTATCACTACATGATGAACCGCTACCCCGACGCCGGCGGCACCTTCAGCTACGCCAAAGGGGAGTTCGGCCACGACCACGCCTTCCTCAGCGCGTGGTTTCTCGTGCTGACGTACGTCTCGATAATCTGGGCGAACGCGACGGCGCTCGCGCTCATCGCGCGAAACCTGCTCGGCAATACGCTGCAGTTCGGATTTCATTACACGATCGCCGGATATGACGTTTATATGGGAGAGCTGCTGCTCTCCGCCTCCGCGCTGATAATCTTCGGTTTCATATGCGCGAAATGGAAGCGCCTCGCGGGCGCGCTGCAGATCGCTTTCGCGCTGATACTCATCATAGGAATACTCGTCACCTTCGGCTTTACGATGGCGAACCTCAAGGACGGCCTCTCCGCGTTCAAGCCCGGCTTCGCGCCCGGCAAGAGCCCGTTCGCGCAGGTGGTCGCGATAGTCGCGCTCGCGCCGTGGGCGTTTATAGGATTTGAGTCCGTTTCGCACTCCGCGAGCGAATTCAGGTTCTCGCAAAAAAAGTCATTTCTGATAATAGCGATCGCCGTCACGACCGGCGCCGTCGCCTACCTGACTCTCGCGGAGATTGCCGCCGCCGCGCTGCCCGAGGGCTTCGCAAACTGGACGGATTACATCGCCGCCGTCAACAGCGGCGAGCTTTCCGGCATCGAGGGCATCCCGACCTTCTTCGCCGCAGAGAACGCGATGGGCGAAATCGGTTCGACGGTGCTCGGAGCGACTCTGCTCGGCGGCGTGCTGACGGGACTTATCGGCAACATGATCGCCGCGAGCCGCCTGCTCTATTCGATGTCGGAAAACGAAATGCTCCCCTCCCGGTTCGGAAAGCTCAGCAAGAGCGGAGCTCCGAAAAACGCGATACTCTTCATAACCGCAATCTCCCTCGTCATCCCCTTCTTCGGCAGAACGGCGATCGGCTGGATAGTCGACGTAACGACCATCGGCGCGACTATCGCCTACGGTTACACCTCCGCCACGGCGTTCAAACGCGCTAAGCGGGAAGGCAGAAAGCTGATAATGGCGACCGGCGTGATCGGACTCGTTATGTCGGCGGCGTTCAGCATCTACCTGCTGATACCGAACTATCTCTCCGCGGCTCCGCTGGCAACCGAATCCTACCTCATTCTCGCGCTGTGGAGCATCATAGGCGTTATATTCTTCAGAACGCTTTTCAACAAGGATAAGAGCCGCAGACTCGGAAAGTCCACCGTAGCATGGATAGTGCTGCTTTTCCTTATCTTCTTCATCTCGCTGATGTGGATGCACCAGTCGACCAACAAATCGATGGAGGAGTTCGCAGCGAACGTCAACGAATACCACACGCAAGAGGCCGTAGAAACCGGCGTATCGCCCGACGATCCGCATCTGAAGGCGCACGAAGAATATATCAACTCCGAGCTCGACAAAATGAACGACACCGTCACGCGCGACAGTCTGATACAGATGGGGCTTATCGTTATCGCTCTGATCTCGATGTTCAATATTTACTCCGTCATGCAGAAGCGCGAAAAATCCGCCGATATCGAAAAGATCAAGGCCGAGCAGAGCAACAAGGCGAAGAGCTCCTTTCTCTCTAATATGAGCCATGATATCCGCACTCCCATGAACGCGATCACCGGCTACACCGCCCTCGCGAAAGCGGAGCCGGATCTTTCTCCCAAGGTCCGCGAATACCTCGACAAGATCGACTCGTCAAGCCAGCACCTGCTCGGACTTATAAACGACGTGCTCGATATGGGCCGCATCGAAAGCGGCAAGATCGAACTCCGCATTGAGGACGCCGATATTGTAAAGATCGTCACCGACGCCTGCGACGTCTTCATCCCGCAGATGAACGCGAAGCACATCGATTACAAAGTCGACGTTTCCGAAGTCGATAACAGGTGGGTGCGCTGCGACGACAACCGTCTCAGCCGCATCCTTCTCAACCTCGTATCCAACGCTTACAAGTTCACTCCCGAAAACGGCAGCGTCTCCGTAACGCTCCGCCAGACCGGCGGCGCCGACGGCGTATGCGATTACGAGCTGCGCGTCAAGGACTCCGGCATCGGTATGAGCAAGGAGTTCGCGGGGCATATCTTCGAGGCGTTCGAACGCGAACGCAGCAAGACGGTCGAAGGCATCCAGGGTACCGGCCTCGGAACGGCGATAACCAAGAGCTTCGTCGATATGATGGGAGGCACCATCTACGTCGATACTGAGCTCGGCAAGGGTACGGAATTCATCATCAACCTGCCGTTTGAGAAGGGCGAGGAGGTCAAGACCGCCGCCGAAAACGAAACCTTCGATTTTACCGGCATGAGGATACTCGTCGCGGAGGATAATCCCGTCAACTTCGAGATAGCGAAGCTCGTGCTCTCAAAGGCGGGCTTCGAGGTCGATTCCGCCGAGGACGGCGCCGTCGCGCTGGAAAAGGTCCGCTCCTCCGAGCCCGGCCGCTACGACGTCGTGCTTATGGATTTCAATATGCCCAACATGAGCGGCCTCGAGGCCGCGGAAGCGATACGCGCTCTGGACGATGAAAAACGTGCTTCCGTTCCGATAGTCGCGATGACCGCCAACGCCTTCGCCGAAGACGTGCAGGCGGCTCTCGACGCCGGTATGAACGCGCACATCTCCAAGCCGATCGACGTTCCCGGAATGCTGGCGACGCTTAGAGAAGTGCTCGCCCGCACGCATTGA